One window of Cohnella hashimotonis genomic DNA carries:
- a CDS encoding TetR/AcrR family transcriptional regulator, with amino-acid sequence MIKQNLRDMKKEATAHALADAAYELALERGLDGFVVDDIAQRAGYSRRTFANHFSCKEEAVVMSTVTFKENHKPPEQVLAAIPPDAPPLDTLQHLLKLRITAEMFRKLRTLLTMSKEAPTLEPYILSLLRKLQFEAQTILSELSRGRYPESYAHLLAGAMYGIMLPLIDGSLNVFLPGETAVESAEAMTFEQYLDTAFNHLRKGF; translated from the coding sequence ATGATCAAACAAAACTTACGCGATATGAAAAAAGAGGCGACCGCGCACGCGCTGGCGGATGCGGCTTACGAGCTCGCGCTGGAACGCGGGCTGGACGGCTTCGTGGTTGACGACATCGCGCAGCGCGCCGGCTATTCGAGAAGAACCTTCGCCAACCACTTTTCTTGCAAGGAAGAGGCCGTCGTCATGTCCACAGTGACCTTCAAGGAAAACCACAAGCCGCCGGAGCAGGTGCTCGCCGCCATACCGCCCGATGCCCCTCCGCTCGATACGCTGCAGCATTTGCTCAAATTGCGGATTACCGCAGAAATGTTCCGAAAGCTCCGCACGCTCTTGACGATGTCTAAGGAAGCGCCGACGCTCGAGCCGTACATTCTGAGCTTGCTTCGCAAGCTGCAATTCGAGGCGCAGACGATTCTGAGCGAGCTGTCCCGCGGGCGATATCCCGAGAGCTACGCCCATTTGCTGGCCGGGGCGATGTACGGCATCATGCTGCCGCTCATCGACGGCAGTCTTAACGTATTTCTGCCCGGCGAAACGGCGGTAGAATCTGCTGAAGCAATGACGTTCGAGCAATACCTGGATACGGCTTTCAACCATTTGCGCAAGGGCTTCTAA
- a CDS encoding MMPL family transporter: protein MSTFLYKVGKTAYGKPWPFIAGWLVILAVVLALLGVNGIHVSSEMKIEGTESQKVLDQLAEELPAASGGQASIVFTAPKGERLDTAERGALIQKAVNDVYANEYVINPAELAQQAAAAGVSADASQASGQADGQAGGQAGGQAGGSAAAGAAQDSGAGQAAAAAAPYGPMMIDGAPVPSVLISADGSVALFQFQFTMQQTSLPEEVPDQIIEAAERVQQNGSGITALPSDSLKSKPAIGSTEAVGIVVAAVVLLMTLGSVVAAGLPLLIAILGVGISVGAAFAFSKFITMTDITPVLALMVGLAVGIDYALFIVNRQRRMILDQGLSAREAASRAIGTAGSAVFFAGLTVIIALCGMLVIGITFLSAMALVAAATVLVNVLIALTLLPALLGLIGERICSAKARANKSASASEKHGFAHAWVKGIVKARWLVVVIVIVVLGFAAIPVVEMKMGIPSGATANLDTGARQSYDAISAGFGEGYNGPLLLVAEPRAESGKITMETLGAIVQGLQKQAGVAIVSPMGVNEAGNIGIISLIPTTGPTDDATKDLVQALRATDSPIAQTNDVKIGVTGFTAINIDMSAKLAEAFPVYIVIIVILSLIILLLVFRSIIVPIKATVGFLLSVLATFGITTAVYQWGWLHAIFGFDTGGPLLSFMPILVTGILYGLAMDYQVFLVSSMRESYVHGHKGIDSVVHGYEQASRVVVAAAVIMVSVFAGFIFAPDIMIKQIGFALAVGILVDAFIVRMALVPAVMAIFGNAAWRLPKWLDRILPNLDVEGDKLLAQLKARGEN from the coding sequence ATGTCGACATTCCTGTACAAAGTGGGCAAGACCGCCTACGGCAAACCGTGGCCGTTCATCGCCGGCTGGCTCGTGATCCTCGCCGTCGTCCTCGCGCTGCTCGGCGTGAACGGCATCCACGTCAGCTCGGAGATGAAGATCGAGGGCACGGAATCGCAAAAGGTGCTGGACCAGCTGGCCGAGGAGCTGCCGGCGGCGTCCGGCGGCCAGGCCAGCATCGTATTCACCGCGCCGAAGGGCGAGCGCCTCGACACCGCGGAGCGTGGCGCCTTGATTCAAAAGGCCGTGAACGATGTCTACGCCAACGAGTACGTCATCAATCCGGCCGAACTGGCCCAGCAAGCCGCTGCGGCAGGCGTTTCTGCCGATGCGAGCCAGGCGAGCGGTCAGGCGGACGGTCAAGCGGGCGGTCAAGCGGGCGGTCAAGCGGGCGGTTCGGCCGCCGCGGGCGCGGCCCAGGATAGCGGAGCCGGGCAAGCAGCGGCCGCCGCGGCGCCTTACGGCCCGATGATGATCGACGGCGCGCCGGTACCCAGCGTCCTGATCTCCGCCGACGGCAGCGTCGCGCTGTTCCAATTCCAATTTACCATGCAGCAGACGTCGCTCCCCGAAGAAGTACCGGATCAAATCATCGAAGCCGCGGAGCGCGTCCAACAGAACGGCTCCGGCATCACTGCGCTGCCCAGCGACTCGCTGAAGAGCAAACCGGCGATCGGCTCCACCGAAGCGGTCGGCATCGTCGTCGCGGCCGTCGTGCTGTTGATGACGCTCGGCTCGGTCGTCGCAGCGGGCCTGCCGCTCCTGATCGCCATCCTCGGGGTCGGCATCAGCGTCGGCGCAGCCTTCGCGTTTTCCAAATTCATCACGATGACCGACATTACGCCGGTGCTCGCTCTTATGGTCGGACTCGCGGTCGGCATCGACTATGCGCTGTTTATCGTCAATCGGCAGCGCCGCATGATTCTCGACCAGGGGCTAAGCGCGCGCGAGGCCGCCAGCCGGGCGATCGGCACGGCCGGCAGCGCCGTCTTTTTCGCCGGCCTGACCGTCATCATCGCCCTGTGCGGCATGCTCGTTATCGGCATCACGTTCCTGTCGGCCATGGCCCTGGTCGCCGCGGCGACCGTCCTCGTCAACGTGCTGATCGCCCTGACCTTGCTGCCCGCCCTGCTTGGCCTTATCGGCGAACGCATCTGTTCGGCCAAGGCGCGCGCCAACAAGAGCGCTTCGGCTTCCGAGAAGCACGGATTCGCGCATGCGTGGGTTAAAGGCATCGTCAAGGCACGCTGGCTCGTCGTCGTTATCGTCATCGTCGTCCTCGGTTTCGCCGCCATTCCGGTCGTCGAGATGAAGATGGGCATTCCGTCCGGCGCGACGGCGAACCTCGACACGGGCGCCCGTCAGAGCTACGACGCCATCTCCGCAGGCTTCGGAGAAGGCTACAACGGCCCGCTTCTGCTCGTTGCCGAGCCGCGCGCCGAATCGGGCAAGATCACGATGGAGACGCTGGGCGCGATCGTTCAGGGCCTCCAGAAGCAAGCGGGCGTCGCGATCGTCTCGCCGATGGGCGTGAACGAAGCGGGCAACATCGGCATCATCAGCCTGATCCCGACGACCGGTCCGACGGACGACGCGACCAAGGATCTCGTGCAGGCGCTGCGCGCCACGGATTCGCCGATCGCGCAGACCAACGACGTGAAGATCGGCGTCACGGGTTTCACCGCCATCAATATCGACATGTCCGCCAAGCTGGCGGAGGCTTTCCCCGTCTACATCGTCATTATCGTCATTCTGTCGCTGATCATCCTGCTGCTCGTTTTCCGGTCGATCATCGTGCCGATCAAGGCGACGGTCGGCTTCCTGCTCAGCGTACTCGCGACGTTCGGTATTACGACGGCCGTCTACCAATGGGGTTGGCTCCACGCGATTTTCGGCTTCGACACCGGCGGACCGCTGCTCAGCTTCATGCCGATTCTGGTCACCGGCATTTTGTACGGGTTGGCCATGGATTACCAGGTATTCCTGGTCAGCTCGATGCGCGAATCCTATGTACACGGTCATAAAGGAATCGACAGCGTCGTGCACGGCTACGAGCAAGCCAGCCGCGTCGTCGTTGCAGCCGCTGTCATCATGGTCTCTGTTTTTGCCGGCTTTATTTTCGCGCCGGACATCATGATCAAGCAGATCGGCTTCGCCCTCGCGGTCGGCATTCTGGTCGACGCCTTTATCGTCCGCATGGCGCTCGTCCCCGCCGTCATGGCGATCTTCGGCAATGCCGCCTGGCGCCTGCCGAAGTGGCTCGACCGCATCCTGCCGAATCTGGACGTCGAAGGCGACAAGCTGCTCGCGCAGCTGAAGGCACGGGGAGAAAACTGA
- a CDS encoding response regulator — translation MKALLYTVLVVDDEAIVCRGIKDSLEASGLNISHVLTAWNGYEALDYVRMESVDLVLTDIQMDGMNGIELMESILSEKPDIPVVVISAHDEFQYAQHCIRLGARDYLIKPVLLSQLTQVVEKALSDRHEKYKRIAEDSLKQKFSLTGMTSLRTYILNEAIAGALMPAEDDPFIFEQLEVRLEGPYFAAFVIELLWERAGWEGEAIRSFRDQNLLKYASLNIVEETVSDWEAISFFGQGNRLVTILQFRDFGASQDRTEQVTQLNLVAAGVVNNIRSCLRMEAVIGISPLRRGLSELPECYRQAAEAVRWRGLYETHNVFYAEDFQRREASIRVQWQEKTDRLVEWMKTGSKGEEVHDAVRRFTLDIAPAFDTAEATAGIALSIAYRVYAMLLDMKETVGERYRALEPIVYFQLPSAAIEIRHRLEAYLTEAATLIRTSMDDRDHVIVQQAIDYIRRTYRHKGLKIQDIADHVHLSPNYLSYLFKRIAGDTVWDFVTSLRMEESRHLLLSTSKKRYEIADEVGYESPEHFSRIFKRFYGESPNTVRR, via the coding sequence ATGAAAGCGCTCTTGTATACCGTACTGGTCGTAGATGACGAAGCCATCGTATGCCGGGGCATTAAGGATTCCCTGGAGGCGTCAGGTCTGAATATCTCTCACGTGCTTACCGCGTGGAACGGCTATGAAGCGCTTGATTACGTGCGCATGGAATCCGTCGACCTCGTTCTGACCGATATTCAGATGGACGGCATGAACGGCATCGAGCTGATGGAGTCGATCTTGTCGGAGAAGCCCGATATTCCGGTCGTCGTCATCTCCGCGCACGACGAGTTTCAATACGCACAGCATTGCATACGCCTCGGCGCGCGCGATTATTTGATCAAGCCCGTGCTGCTCTCGCAGCTGACGCAGGTCGTCGAGAAGGCGCTGTCGGATCGTCACGAGAAATACAAGCGAATCGCGGAGGACTCGCTGAAGCAAAAATTTTCGCTCACGGGCATGACCTCGCTCAGAACCTACATTTTAAATGAAGCGATCGCGGGCGCGCTCATGCCGGCCGAAGACGATCCTTTTATTTTCGAGCAGCTCGAGGTTCGGTTGGAAGGTCCTTATTTTGCGGCATTCGTCATCGAGCTGCTATGGGAACGCGCGGGGTGGGAAGGAGAAGCGATCCGTTCCTTTCGAGACCAGAATCTGCTCAAATATGCTTCGCTTAACATCGTCGAGGAGACGGTATCGGATTGGGAGGCGATCTCCTTTTTCGGTCAGGGCAATCGCCTCGTTACCATTTTGCAATTCCGCGACTTCGGAGCGTCCCAGGATCGGACGGAGCAAGTGACGCAGCTGAACCTCGTTGCGGCAGGCGTCGTGAACAACATCCGCAGCTGTCTGCGGATGGAAGCCGTAATCGGCATCAGCCCGCTGCGTCGCGGACTGTCGGAGCTGCCCGAGTGCTACCGGCAAGCGGCGGAAGCCGTGAGATGGCGCGGCTTGTACGAGACGCACAACGTGTTTTATGCGGAGGATTTTCAGCGAAGAGAGGCGTCGATCCGGGTCCAGTGGCAGGAGAAAACCGACCGGCTCGTCGAATGGATGAAGACGGGGAGCAAGGGCGAAGAGGTCCATGACGCGGTCCGGCGCTTTACCTTGGATATCGCGCCCGCATTCGATACGGCGGAAGCGACCGCCGGGATCGCGCTCAGCATCGCATACCGCGTATATGCCATGCTGCTGGACATGAAGGAGACGGTAGGCGAGCGGTATCGGGCGCTGGAACCGATCGTTTATTTTCAGCTGCCTTCGGCGGCCATCGAGATCCGGCATCGTCTCGAAGCTTACCTGACGGAGGCCGCGACGCTCATTCGCACGTCCATGGACGACCGCGACCACGTCATCGTGCAGCAAGCGATCGATTATATCCGGAGGACGTACAGGCACAAAGGCTTGAAAATACAAGATATCGCGGACCATGTCCATTTGAGCCCGAACTACTTGAGTTATCTGTTCAAGCGAATCGCGGGCGATACCGTGTGGGATTTCGTCACCAGCCTGCGGATGGAGGAGTCCCGTCACTTGCTGCTTAGCACGTCCAAGAAACGATATGAGATCGCGGACGAGGTCGGCTACGAATCGCCGGAGCATTTCAGCCGGATATTTAAGCGCTTTTACGGAGAAAGTCCCAATACCGTTCGTCGATGA